CGCAGTGCTGTACGGAGTATTAAAATAGTATCAATTGTAGAAGGGACTGGAGACAGGCTGCTTCTGCTGCTGGAGACGGGGCTGAAGGCTGATGTGGACTATATACTACAGCTCTCCTTTGATGGATTCATCTCTAACTCTCTTACTGGATTTTATAAGAGTACTTACATTAATGATAAGCATGAAGTCAAGTGAGTATTGTgatgtcttatatttttttttggcgaCGGGCATATTGCTGTACCtaaggtcgtgagttcgattctcacccaggacaaatgtttgtgtgataagcacaATCATTTTTTCCGTACCTGGGTGTAATATAATATGCATGTGCttagaaatatacatataagaatGTGTTCATCTTTTGTCTAGTTTTCATAATAGAAGCTTAGCttggtttgagactagatagcgttgttcaatattataattaaaaaaatgaatagctTCTacgtaaattatgtaattatgatGATTTCAACAAAATGATCAGCaacttttgtaacaatataaACTCTAAACCCAGAGTTACTTATCAGTATCTTTGAAGAATGCCTAAACCACCGATTTGTTTGTTTACGCCAGTTATCTATTAAATAATCTGGACCAAAATCATGCGGTTCTCTCGTGTCGACTCATTGTTATTACTATACcgtaagtaatttgttttaaacattacaaaatagttATAACAAACAAAGTTATGCTTCATAttcttaactaaaataaatggcGTCATTTCGATAAATGctcagttaattaataatttatttttatgatttcacGAAGACGTGAACATTTTTTAGATTGAGtcattcttaataataataatacttcagCTTCTAGACTTCAGCGACTAGACAGATAGTGATTTTAATAAACACTCATAAAACGGGTATAGTTACTTACTtttcgtcaaataaaaaaaattgtaaataaactagaaaataattctaaatgatataaataactcgattaaaaacaaaaatagcctCAATATTCACCGACATACTTGACCTGAGACCTTACTTAGCTAATCGTTTCGATAAGCAAGTCCAAGAACATCGAACTAAGATTGATACTCAGTCGAAAAAGACAGACCCctattttttaaaaggaaagATACCCAAATATTCTTAAAGGACCTTTGATTTTCTACACTTCCAGTTACAGGCTTGCTACAGTTTCTCCTGCTATTACACCCTTGTGGTTTAACAAGATGACAGAATCTTTAGATAACCGCACTTAAAACTCTTAAGTCCGGATTTTTGCCGTCAAAAAATGATGTAACAACACCGATCAtagctgtctcgcttccacaacggcaTCAGTCCAGCTGTCCCTTTTAGTCAGGCGTGCCTTGTGTTTTAATATCTCAAAGACATCTAAGATCCAAACCTAAAAACCAACGTTTTaaaactccattcaaattttatcaaaatcggtccagtcgttttaatagttataaattgcatCGTCATCAGATTTGAAACCACCATGAAAatatcagcctgctagcttatcgggcaGTGCCTCAAAACTGCGTTGCAAAAACCCAATTgggacgacaaacaaacaagaagggtatttataaaaacgtgggaaaaaatcAAATCATCGAATTATTTATCTTTCAGAAACCTTGGAGTCACACAATTCGAGCCAACATCAGCTAGGTCTGCATTCCCTTGCTTCGATGAACCCGCGTTCAAGGCCAAATTCGAAATCAGCATCGCTCATCCAGAGAACATCACTGCGCTGTCTAACATGAAGGTTGTGACTCAGGAACCTATGTGAGTACTATCAACTAGTTTCATTCTGTTCTAGGTCGccttatgtatgtattatgatGTAACCTTTGCTGAGATTACATGTCACATGTGTTTCAAACGATGGAAAAAAATCAGAGCAGGATGCGGATATAATGCGTATGATGAATTACTCTGCATTTCCACGGACCAACTAAAGGCGGAATACgatgcacggcggttcaggtttagttagtaagaGTCCGAAACTAGCCTCTTCATTCCCCAAGGAGGTgaatgtccatgaggattctcaCGAATAACCAAAATAAGAGATAATTGGCTATAGTTTTCTGATTGAGTGCAAATGCGATGATcataaaggaatttaattcctgCATCGCGGgggctttacaaacattcatgtcacgTGCACTAAATACCCAGACTCCGAACGAACAAGCGACATGACAAGAATTTCGACCATTCCGTCCTATGTCCAAAATTGTTACCACCCAAGATTTTTCCCTATTCATTCATACAAAATTGCATTATCGAAGCAGAAAAGAATCCtcgaaaaaacaataaacaaagtaACGGTTCTCATTATCTATTACTATccaattttttatttggttgatgtacaacctggtgtcagagttgaATCCGCCTGAAGGCCCCTGGCGAAGCCGATCGCCTAATTGAACCTCGAAACCGGCCAGCTGACTAAGAAACGCAATGAAATCAATTCGCTACGTATCCacgtataaattatttgttaattattacacAGATAACGGTATACTCTGAAAGCAGGCAAtcgagtttttaattattttgtaattttgcgCACGTTCTAAACGAGAATGTAATATGGAAGTAAGTATTTCTGTTTGGGAATACTGAACAAGTCTGGGTTAGGGACGGAAATTctgaataaattttaagtaacttttctTCAGTGATATGCGCACGTCACTCGAATCAGAATTTATCAGTAATTCAGcgaactaaattaatttatgaaacgCATTAACGATAACATATTTGTCTACCGACAAAAAAGGGAGGAGGTTTgaattcgtctgttttttttatgtgactgggttcagaaaaaatactaatactactaTTTTAGACATTCACCACCATCCTTCACCAGACTGATCAATGTTCATATATTCTGATGTCATTTTTGTTCGCAGCCCCGAGCAGCCCGGCTGGCAGTGGACCCACTTCGACAGATCAGTTCGTATGTCAACCTACCTCGTCGCATTCGTCCTATCTGACTTCAAATCCTTAGACACCAACTACACGAGCAAAGACAACAAGACCATTCCCATCAAGATCTGGACGCGTCCCGAACTGGTGGCTAAAGCCAAGTACGCCGCGTCCATAACGCCAAAACTCCTTGCGTACTATGAAGAAGTGTTCGGAGTACCATATGCCTTGGATAAGATGGACCTGATCGCGATACCTGACTTCTCAAGTGGAGCTATGGAGAACTGGGGTCTTGTGACATTTAGGTGAGTTTTACTCATATCAAACCTCTTCTaacattgttatattatattattaaatgaacgTTGGACTCgcaatcccgccgcgtcagcccatgattaaggattttttttttattatttatttatcgttccatttaatattaaaaatgcaagttatgtacatacttagaatCAGGGTTTAAAATCCTTCACTTTGATACCCCACTTAATATGcctggtagatttatttttatttcctcacatTATGGCTACAAACAGccgctatattgttttttttttttatatttcacctaCCTAAGAACACTCGGGCTAAtaagacaaatctaacgatacctcaaatgtgaaaatccattcaacgtttctagagatacaaggtaataaagaatattacatacatacaagatacgcgctaaacacataaccctcctggcagtcgggtaaaaagcatactaatttACTATAAGTAGGTAGATACATTCCACAGACACTGAGTTCATGATGAAGGGCTCCGATTGAactgaaaatgtaaaaaaatcccGAAAAAGACGTTGTTtctctaatatttttcaaaaatattatggaTAATTATAATAGTATGATCATAGTCACATTATTTTAACGATCCATAAAGGGAAGTATTAACATAATCTATAGCGCAAAACATTACGTAAATATTGAAGGACATAATTAGCACATTTATGGCCTATTGACTTTGTATTGTTTAGCGGGCTTCGTCGTAGTTATGTTAAATGCGATGACGTATGTCCACATGTGACATAGCAACTAGGATTGCTATGATAAGAAAGATCTATGCCGACCGTTGGTGCCGGCATCCAAATGTATGAACTTCTAGAAGCGTTTGACCGTCGTCCTAAGCGTCATACTAAAATGCTTTTTCAATCTTTGCCAGTGCAAACGGTCAATGTACTTTAAAACCAGACTAAATTTGCGAAAAAgcaaattggattaaatttcgAGATATTATAGTACCTATCATGAGTATCATGACTGATCAGATCCATATTCTTATTCGATTTTGAAAACACCTCCTTTACTTGTTATGATTCCCTTTCCGAAATTACATCATTTTTTCATTTCGTTCAATTGTGGCTCTTGACGTCATTTTGGCTGTTGACTATCTAATACCAATTGTGTTTGGTGGTAGAACTATCGTTAGTTCAGAGTAAATTAAACCAAACTAGGCTTATCAGAGAAGATTGTAGGCCGTAAATGTAACacagataaaactatttttaaatgtgatcTAAATAGGTGAAGTAATACCGCTTGTTTTTATGTACTTTCCGGAAAACGGTTAATATCtggatatgtttattttatctcgttGAATTAAATGGTTCTAtctcttttttattaacttttgtatTGCATCTTACGGTTAAAAATAAGCACCAAAAATGTAATAGCGAAAAATATCCATAAGACTGCCAAAACGACTATAGTTTCAATTTCCTTTGAGCCTATAAAAAAGACTACCGAGGGTTGTAGCTCAACTTAGGTTAAGGCTATGTTCAGCAGTAGAAAGCAATAGGTGCACTACTAGACTGaactttcaaattataataaagcacTTGGCGAGAATCTATCATACATGTCTTGTACCCAGATAATATAAAACTGAACTGGAACTTAGTCCTACAGAGCATAATTAATGAAggagaaaatagtaaaaatattcttcaaaatcTGTTTAATGTTACATTTACCTTTATCTTACCTACCTTGGCCTCCAGAGAAACAACCCTCCTGTTTGATGAAGCGGAGAGCGTGCCCAGAGACAAGCAGAACGTGGCCATAGACATAGCGCACGAGCTCGCTCACCAGTGGTTCGGTAACCTGGTCACCATGAAGTGGTGGACCGACCTCTGGCTTAACGAGGGATTCGCGACCTATATCGAGTATGTGGGGGTTGATCATGTAAGTATACCTGGTACAACACGTTTGCAAACATATTTAGGTAAAATCCTCGTCGTCATTTGAATAAACCTTCTGTACTTAgaaattaataactttctttgagaacacaattttgaaaaaagattttCCCTTTAATGATATTTAGGGTTGGCTTCGTTAATATGATGTGTGACCAATTTGTTGGACGGAAACCCTCTTAGGGTCCAACATATTCGCGTCAATTCGCTCCTACTCGCACTTCACtagttttttacataaaaatgctccAAAATTTCGAATCATGATGGAATCACAATTTCAATTCTTGTATGTCATCTGCAATACTCTTTTGTACTAACACTTATGCATTAAATTATACCTAAGATAAACTTAAAGATCCTTCAGCAAAATTGAAAGTTTCTACAGAACATTTTAAACCTTACCTCCTTTAAAATacgtcttaaaataacttttaacaaTCTATCTTCAGGTGGAACCCGAATGGAAGATGTTCGAATCCTTCTCCCGAGACAAAATGGACCTCCTTCGTTCAGACGCCTTGAAGAACACATCTCCCGTGTCTCGTATAGTTAACGATGCTTCGGAAATATCGCAGAAGTTTGATGAGATATCGTACACAAAGGGGGCCAATCTCATACGTATGCTGAACCACACGATATCTGAGGACTTGTTCCATAAAGGATTGGTGGTTTATTTGAATGATTGGTAAGTattcgtttattattatttttatgtagataaCAGGCGTCTTTGCCCCTTTTTCCCAAAGTCCAAGTCTAGAATGTTGCAGTTGTATAAGTTAGATGTCGCTCATAGCCGTGTAGTGTGGTATCTTGCTTCCGCAATTGCAAGTATGATATTAAGAAGTCTCCGTATAAGTCGGAAATATTTAATGGGCGTGACTAGTGATATAGTTTATCGATACATTTATACAGATATAGCCCGATCTGCACTTCActtctttaatataaaagtagTCCAAATTTTCTCTTACGAAAAATCAGATTGTGGATGAAATAAGTCTAAGTTAAGCAAATTCTATCCAGTTTGTAATTTGGATGGGTTGAagttaatattttcagaaaagCACTAGTATTCCATTATTACACTATTTTCCATAATTTCCAAGAGTGATTACGATATTTATCATTGTAGGAAGTTTGCAAACGCCGAAGAGAATGACCTATGGTCAGCGATGGCTAAGGCCACAATATCGGAGCCTACCCTAAAGGACCTCAATGTGGTGGACTTCATGAACTCCTGGACCAAGCAGGCTGGTTACCCCGTAGTCAAGGTTAATAGGAACTACGCGACTGGGAAAATTGAGTTTGAACAGGTAAGGATTGTTTATCGTAATGTCGAAATGTCATCAACAGGGAGTCCTTTGCCTAGCAGAACATCAGCCCAGGGATAGgcatattgaatatttaaatagacagtttttaaacaacatattttttattaccagcTGTTGTCAGCGGCTCCGCCCGTTACTAATTAAAAATGGGACAAAATCCTCCCCTGTCCTATGCGTTAATACAGGCATACAACTACCTGAGTACCGAATTTCGTTCAAATCCATAAATCCATCTgtaaaagtaacaaacattccTCCACATTGCCAAACTTTTTATAATAGGAAAAGTAGGAAGTTATCTTCTATCTACTCATTCTGTATATATCTTCTATATTTGTATTACTATTAGTTTACCATTTCCCATCTCGCAAAATTTccattttatcaattaaattcaCTCAATTCGTCCGCAGCGCCTATTCTCCTCAGCCAAAGAGCCCTACCCGAAGATGGTGGAGCAGCTGTGGCACATCCCCATCAGCTACGCCGTGGTGGAGGCCCCCCCTCACACCTGGAGCAGCCAGCCCAGGACCTGGCTCAAGGGACGGTTCAGCATTGTGGACGACCAGATCAATGACACTCAGGCGCTATATGTCAATGTTGATGCTATTGGTGAGTACTATGTTTGTCATTGTCACGATGTTGGCACCATCAGTAAAAAACCCTTGGTGTTCATGCTGTATGTTCATGGCACCTTACAGATTGACACTAGACACAAAATAACGTACTGGTTCTACGGAAAGCAAGCTGAAAACTGATATAATAGaagctttttaaattttcgGAGTCCGTAAATCGAcatttgttcatatttttggtGCATTTTGTTGCCGATCGTTCATTCTTAGTCGAGTTAATATGTTGAGCTAAGTTGGGGAAACGTCTGAGATTTAATAGTGCGCCAAAGTCAGTCATATAAAAGTACTACGTAAGCTATCGTAACAATCAGAGTAATCCAAACAAAGAGAACAAAATACCgaacaattttgaaataacaatttttatttctccACAGGATACTACAGAGTTAACTACGACAAGAAGAACTGGGAACTTCTCAGCGAGGTCTTAAAAGCCGGTCAAATACAGTCACCTATAACCAAAGCACAGTTAATCGACGACGCGTTTAACCTCGCCAAAGTCTCTCAGTTAAACTACAGTTATGCGTTAGGTTTAACCACCTACGTGATAAATGGTGAAGATTCTAAGTTAGTCTGGGACTTACTGCTCAATAATATGGCCTTCTTGAGGTATAATTTGAGATCTACGTCCGGATATGTTTATTTCCAGGtaattttgtgtgtgttttttaagTGAAATTGTAGGTGGCGCCAGTGTTTTAGACAGCGCCATCtagacgttttttttaagttacattcCCCATTTTGTCGCTTggtttaaaaacaaacgttttattttaaaacttgatttatCCCTTGGACTTACCTTAACTGATTAAATTTTCTGAATATAATCTCTGTAGTTATACATTATGAATttttgaaacataattttattaatggagTCCGACGGTTTCTACATATTCTTTAGTAACTTAAGAACTTAACTAcacacaacaacaaaaaatgtttcaatctATCCCCTATTTCGCCAGCTTTAATggacaaaataaatgtagacTGCAACATACTAAAGATCCTAATTTTCAAAAATCTccaaaaaatctaattttctttCCTTACAGGACTACATGAGAATAATCCTAGCTACGCAGTTAGAACGCGTGAACTACGGCCTCCGCAAGCCGAAGGACGACAACGAAGCCTTCCTCATCGAGAACCTCGTCATGTGGGAGTGCTACGTGGAGTCCCCGCGATGCCTCGCCTGGGCCCGGGAACAGTTCGACAGCTGGATGAAGCAGGACGACCTTACTAATAACCCGTAAGTATATTTACTGACTAGACGGGTAGTTGAAAggttgaggacaccacgccaaacccactttgacTGCCCGATTAAAGTCCTTAGTGCGCGAGTCgttttttctaaaaaactttGCGTGACGTGTAGCagcgtgtaggacaagcatttgtgtgatccacgaatacttgtacTGAGTCGAGGTGTTTTTAAGCAtgaatgtgatttgaatgtttgtgaaatctcccgcgacataaggattaaattcgtcaGTGTGGGAGTCGCACGTTTTTATATACTTACGAAATTTATGAAACTGTACTAATTGAAATAAGAAGATATCCGCAGAAGTACACTCGCGTTTTGAAAGGGCCTTTGAGGACATTTTTGAGATGTAACCGTCTTAGCTATTGTAAAGATTTTCATCCCAATTACATAAAATGTCTCTTGTACATtcaatcccaccaaaaacattaaatgtaaaaaaatgccaagtctctcgatgcagtctttccatcgtaaaaagttttgagatctcatagaagccaagtcctattcaaaatattttgtagttataaatcaacatttagtaattgtatcaatagttttctttatattataattatagtgacttggcaatgagcacaagaagaaacaaataaaacggcatatttgtaggagttgaaagttacacacaccgcatgcgtaaacattaatatcacaaaattaattttcttttggtttatccgtgtcgtcccaaccgaatttcggcaacggcagtcagtcttagtgtactctcgattcatttactttcataaagcgatggcccgtaaggtattcttaattattatattggagcatgtagtcggtagtgaccatcatgattcacacataacaaataatctgatcactggtctcgtcagtaacatttgcacataattccaggcatcaagcagcttttaatttgtgctcattgccaagtcactataattataatataaagaaaactattgatacaattactaaatgttgatttataactacaaaatattttgaataggacttggcttctatgagatctcaaaactttttacgatggaaagactgcatcgagagacttggcatttttttacatttaatgtttttggtgggatctcatttattttttgtaagtgtatttctttctttttttttaggtgtcataatttctaggacttcagctactgctttgcttagaacccattctctatctctatctcttttgtttcttctctgagacttcgttacttctaatgtaaacaagcttaaacttatatatatatgcatatatatatctactaacttacaaactatagctaaactaaactaaataacacgtaaagttctccgaatatcaattatcactacaatattttttagtttcgaaatggtttttcatagacaggtggcgctatcaaatgaaaattatcgaattattctgaagtactacttagactgcgctttgtaacgaaaccatagcgcgattcagacacgtacaacgccatctatcgagcgcgcatacaatatttatcgcaatacaatggagttttagctttattaatttaatgaattatgaattttatgtattaatttgtattaatgatagtctgtgtattacatttatattattcttttctattctatgtatgtattcatccaattgaataggtacttaaacaacgaacaaagttaacaatgcagtcaaaatccatacataatgttcttgccaaaccgcaaatataaaattgttttctatggcatattattttttaatgtttttataatttttcctttatatgtggctaaggacctatcttggtgcaaaatttgaagtttctaagtctgctagaagtaccttagatttttgatgatctgtcagtgagtcagtgagtgacaaaatggtgtaactttgatcgaccgtaactcctaaaccattaattcaattggcatgtaatttcgaacttaagcttgttctaatgcctactattattccccgaaaagctaaactcctagctttgtccacgtcgaagatacagggggggcgaaacagccgcga
This region of Trichoplusia ni isolate ovarian cell line Hi5 chromosome 14, tn1, whole genome shotgun sequence genomic DNA includes:
- the LOC113500831 gene encoding aminopeptidase N-like, with the protein product MTLSTSRQQFLAYESQTPEAIQYGRKGGIFVSYCVCVTLVLFCIIIGVIVGVIVHFLTYIKLSQQPVDFWDEMEPFGQSASPSPDLRLPTQVVPSFYRLKLKADLDNSTYSGDVFITIQASRSVKEIILHSKNLTISSAKLTEQIYEKVETVHGKVKRDVSEATTAPPENVTTTEVPTTVEVDQNATVANVTESIAAVSNDTVLRTVTTAVPEPVDTEITRSAVRSIKIVSIVEGTGDRLLLLLETGLKADVDYILQLSFDGFISNSLTGFYKSTYINDKHEVKNLGVTQFEPTSARSAFPCFDEPAFKAKFEISIAHPENITALSNMKVVTQEPIPEQPGWQWTHFDRSVRMSTYLVAFVLSDFKSLDTNYTSKDNKTIPIKIWTRPELVAKAKYAASITPKLLAYYEEVFGVPYALDKMDLIAIPDFSSGAMENWGLVTFRETTLLFDEAESVPRDKQNVAIDIAHELAHQWFGNLVTMKWWTDLWLNEGFATYIEYVGVDHVEPEWKMFESFSRDKMDLLRSDALKNTSPVSRIVNDASEISQKFDEISYTKGANLIRMLNHTISEDLFHKGLVVYLNDWKFANAEENDLWSAMAKATISEPTLKDLNVVDFMNSWTKQAGYPVVKVNRNYATGKIEFEQRLFSSAKEPYPKMVEQLWHIPISYAVVEAPPHTWSSQPRTWLKGRFSIVDDQINDTQALYVNVDAIGYYRVNYDKKNWELLSEVLKAGQIQSPITKAQLIDDAFNLAKVSQLNYSYALGLTTYVINGEDSKLVWDLLLNNMAFLRYNLRSTSGYVYFQDYMRIILATQLERVNYGLRKPKDDNEAFLIENLVMWECYVESPRCLAWAREQFDSWMKQDDLTNNPIPSYLRSLVYSMSLRGGGRREFDFLWGVFQNSSDPNVKSLVINCLPSTREEALITMLLEKSLTEIPKQYAVAAWSVEPPLGSRIAQQFLIDRFDEVYTKFTDMDSFMFPAVLSGSFGFITTEDELDRLKSFALEHKAQLLPMSQTLQKLVDTAELRIQWVHKHADEINLWFKDFVTNYNATSPAPAGAPPAPAGPAPPVTSPVPRPPPRGGGGVAYYWVLRY